The following are encoded in a window of Thermus hydrothermalis genomic DNA:
- a CDS encoding acyl-CoA carboxylase subunit beta, which produces MADNARLILDELLAELEERRKKVLLGGGKERIEKQHQQGKLTARERIDYLLDPGSFVELMPFAEHLETGLMEGLEAPADGVVTGYGTIGGRLVFVFSQDFTVLGGSLGKMHGRKIASLMDLAAKVGAPIIGLNDSAGARIQEGVDSLSGYGEVFYRNAIYSGVVPQISAILGPCAGGAVYSPAMTDFILMSRGTSYMFITGPEVIKSVTREEVTFEELGGADVHMEKSGVAHLEGESDQEVLDLIKKLLAYLPQNSREKPPVLDPKDDPFRPTPELLDLVHPDARRPYNMHQVIRTLLDEGEFLEIQPGFAKNIIVGLGRLGGYPVGVIANNPRFMAGALDINASDKAARFIRTMDAFNIPLLTLVDVTGFLPGVAQEHGGIIRHGAKMLFAYAEATVPKITLIVRKAYGGAYLAMNSKDMGADVVLAWPTASVAVMGAEGAANIIYRKEIQASPNPEETRRKKIEEYRQAFDNPWVAAARGYIDDVIDPKDTRRLLYLHLRMLWDKKEERPPKKHDNIPL; this is translated from the coding sequence ATGGCGGATAATGCCCGGCTCATCCTGGATGAGCTCTTGGCGGAGCTTGAAGAAAGGCGCAAAAAGGTGCTTTTGGGCGGGGGGAAAGAGCGCATAGAAAAGCAGCACCAGCAGGGCAAGCTCACCGCTCGGGAGCGGATCGATTACCTCCTGGACCCCGGGAGTTTCGTGGAGCTCATGCCCTTTGCCGAGCACCTGGAAACCGGGCTCATGGAGGGCCTCGAGGCGCCCGCGGACGGGGTGGTGACGGGCTACGGCACCATCGGCGGCCGCCTCGTCTTCGTCTTCAGCCAGGACTTCACCGTCCTGGGCGGCTCCTTGGGCAAGATGCACGGGCGCAAGATCGCAAGCCTCATGGACCTGGCCGCCAAGGTGGGAGCCCCCATCATCGGCCTCAACGACTCCGCCGGGGCCCGCATCCAAGAAGGGGTGGATAGCCTCTCCGGCTACGGGGAGGTCTTCTACCGCAACGCCATCTACTCCGGGGTGGTGCCCCAGATCTCCGCCATCCTGGGCCCTTGCGCCGGGGGAGCCGTCTACAGCCCCGCCATGACCGACTTCATCCTCATGAGCCGGGGCACCAGCTACATGTTCATCACCGGCCCCGAGGTTATTAAAAGCGTCACCCGCGAGGAGGTGACCTTTGAGGAGCTGGGCGGGGCCGACGTGCACATGGAGAAAAGCGGCGTGGCCCACCTGGAAGGAGAAAGCGACCAGGAGGTCTTGGACCTCATCAAGAAGCTCCTCGCCTACCTGCCGCAAAACTCCCGGGAAAAGCCCCCGGTGCTAGACCCCAAGGACGACCCCTTCCGGCCCACCCCGGAGCTCCTGGACCTCGTCCACCCCGACGCCCGCAGGCCCTACAACATGCACCAGGTAATCCGCACCCTGTTGGACGAGGGGGAGTTTTTGGAAATCCAGCCCGGCTTCGCCAAAAACATCATCGTGGGCCTGGGGCGGCTTGGCGGCTACCCCGTGGGGGTCATCGCCAACAACCCCCGGTTCATGGCCGGGGCCCTGGACATCAACGCCTCGGACAAGGCCGCCCGCTTCATCCGCACCATGGACGCCTTCAACATCCCCCTCCTCACCCTGGTGGACGTGACGGGCTTCCTTCCCGGAGTGGCCCAGGAGCACGGGGGCATCATCCGCCACGGGGCCAAGATGCTCTTCGCCTACGCCGAGGCCACGGTGCCCAAGATCACCCTCATCGTCCGCAAGGCCTACGGCGGGGCCTACCTGGCCATGAACTCCAAGGACATGGGGGCGGACGTGGTCCTGGCCTGGCCCACCGCCTCCGTGGCGGTGATGGGGGCGGAAGGGGCGGCCAACATCATCTACCGCAAGGAGATCCAGGCCTCCCCCAACCCCGAGGAAACCCGCCGCAAGAAGATTGAGGAGTACCGCCAGGCCTTTGACAACCCCTGGGTGGCGGCGGCCCGGGGCTACATTGACGACGTCATAGACCCCAAGGACACCCGCCGCCTCCTCTACCTGCACCTCAGGATGCTTTGGGACAAGAAGGAGGAGAGGCCACCCAAGAAGCACGACAATATCCCCCTCTAA
- a CDS encoding helix-turn-helix transcriptional regulator produces the protein MLKVWLQVPLRAYQEALEAQLGAWGLEVVTHPFQAQVGLVEAGREVPAPPPVPAVILLRDKEQAPQALKKGYRGYLYPEQGLEVLAKALEAVARGEVWAERKVVATLVGEPLPHLTPREKEVAALAALGLSNEEIAKELGISVKTVKAHLSLVFQKLGVKKRSELAHVRFL, from the coding sequence ATGCTGAAGGTTTGGCTCCAGGTACCCCTACGCGCCTATCAAGAGGCGTTGGAAGCCCAGCTTGGGGCTTGGGGCCTCGAGGTGGTGACCCACCCCTTCCAGGCCCAGGTGGGGCTGGTGGAGGCGGGCCGCGAGGTCCCCGCCCCACCCCCTGTGCCCGCGGTGATCCTGCTTCGGGACAAGGAGCAAGCGCCCCAGGCCCTCAAAAAGGGGTACCGGGGCTACCTCTACCCCGAGCAGGGCCTCGAGGTCCTGGCCAAGGCCCTGGAGGCGGTGGCCCGGGGCGAGGTCTGGGCCGAGCGCAAGGTGGTGGCCACCTTGGTGGGGGAACCCCTCCCCCACCTCACGCCCAGGGAAAAGGAGGTGGCGGCCTTGGCGGCTTTGGGCCTTTCCAACGAGGAGATTGCCAAGGAGCTCGGCATCTCGGTGAAGACGGTGAAGGCCCACCTTTCCCTGGTTTTCCAAAAGCTCGGGGTCAAGAAGCGAAGCGAGCTGGCCCACGTGAGGTTTCTCTAA
- a CDS encoding uracil-DNA glycosylase → MDLESFRQELTACRLCPRLVAWREGVAGRKRAFRHEPYWARPVPGFGDPEARLVLFGLAPGAHGSNRTGRPFTGDASGAFLYPLLHEAGLSNKPESHPGDDLRLYGVYLTAAVRCAPPGNKPTPEELRACARWTAVELGLLRKAQVYLALGRIAHEALLDHLGLRRSAYPFRHGAHYPLPEGRHLLCSYHVSRQNTQTGKLTREMFLEVLLRAKALAGL, encoded by the coding sequence ATGGACCTGGAAAGCTTTCGCCAAGAGCTCACCGCCTGCCGCCTCTGCCCCCGGCTCGTGGCCTGGCGGGAAGGGGTGGCGGGAAGGAAAAGGGCCTTCCGCCACGAGCCCTACTGGGCTAGGCCCGTGCCCGGCTTCGGGGACCCCGAGGCGCGCCTCGTCCTCTTCGGCCTCGCCCCCGGGGCCCACGGCTCCAACCGCACGGGCCGGCCCTTCACCGGGGACGCCTCGGGAGCCTTCCTCTACCCCCTCCTCCACGAGGCGGGGCTTTCCAACAAGCCCGAAAGCCACCCTGGGGATGACCTAAGGCTCTATGGCGTCTACCTCACGGCGGCGGTGCGGTGCGCCCCGCCTGGGAACAAGCCCACGCCGGAGGAGCTCAGGGCGTGCGCCCGCTGGACGGCGGTGGAGCTCGGCCTCCTTCGGAAAGCCCAGGTTTACCTGGCCCTGGGGCGGATCGCCCACGAGGCCCTCCTGGACCACTTGGGCCTGAGAAGGAGCGCCTACCCCTTCCGCCACGGGGCCCACTACCCCTTGCCCGAGGGGAGGCACCTCCTCTGTAGCTACCACGTTTCCCGCCAGAACACGCAAACGGGCAAGCTCACCCGGGAGATGTTCCTGGAGGTCCTCCTAAGGGCTAAAGCCCTCGCCGGGCTTTGA
- the polX gene encoding DNA polymerase/3'-5' exonuclease PolX, translating to MRNQELARLFEEIGLMSEFLGDNPFRVRAYYQAARTLYDLDTPIEEVAKRGKEALLALPGIGPDLAEKVLEFLNTGKIAKHQELARKVPRGVLEVMEVPGVGPKTARLLYEALGVDSLEKLKEALDRGDLLRLRGFGPKKAERIREGLALAQAAGKRRPLGAVLSLARSLLEEIRALPGVERAELCGSARRYKDTVGDLDYLVASLEAPRVVAGFVALPQVKEVYAKGPERATVFLKNGLQVDLRVVPPESYGAGLQYLTGSKAHSIKLRALAQDMGLKLSEYGVFRGEERLAGETEEGVYAALGLPFIPPPLREDHGEIEAAQRGKLPKLLELSHVKGDLQVHSTYSDGKNSLEELWEAAKALGYQYLGVTDHSPAVRVAGGPSPEEALRRIEAIRRFNETHGPPYLLAGAEVDIRPDGSLDYPDWVLRELDLVLISIHSQFKLSKAEQTRRILRALENPFVHVLAHPTARLLGRRPPIEADWEAIFQKAKERGVAVEIDGYYDRMDLPDDLARLAYGMGLWISLSTDAHQTEHLRFMELAVGTAQRAWIGPERVLNALSYEELTRWLKARRGL from the coding sequence ATGCGAAACCAGGAGCTTGCCCGCCTCTTTGAGGAGATCGGGCTCATGAGCGAGTTCTTGGGGGACAACCCCTTCCGGGTCCGGGCCTACTACCAGGCGGCCCGTACCCTCTACGACCTGGACACCCCCATTGAGGAGGTGGCGAAAAGGGGCAAGGAGGCCCTCCTCGCCCTCCCGGGCATCGGGCCCGACCTGGCGGAGAAGGTGTTGGAGTTTCTGAACACGGGGAAAATCGCCAAGCACCAAGAGTTGGCGAGGAAGGTGCCCAGGGGGGTCCTCGAGGTCATGGAGGTGCCCGGGGTGGGGCCCAAGACCGCCCGCCTCCTCTACGAGGCCCTGGGCGTGGACTCCCTGGAAAAGCTCAAGGAAGCCTTGGATAGGGGAGACCTCCTAAGGCTTAGGGGCTTCGGGCCCAAGAAGGCGGAGCGCATCCGGGAGGGGCTTGCCCTGGCCCAGGCGGCGGGGAAGAGGCGGCCTTTGGGGGCGGTGCTCTCCTTGGCCCGGAGCCTCCTGGAGGAGATCCGCGCCCTGCCCGGGGTGGAGCGGGCGGAGCTTTGCGGTTCGGCCCGGCGCTACAAGGACACCGTGGGGGACCTGGACTACCTGGTGGCGAGCCTCGAGGCCCCTCGGGTGGTGGCGGGCTTCGTGGCCCTCCCCCAGGTGAAGGAGGTTTACGCCAAGGGCCCGGAAAGGGCCACGGTGTTTCTAAAGAATGGCCTCCAGGTGGACCTGCGCGTGGTGCCTCCCGAAAGCTATGGCGCAGGCCTCCAGTACCTCACGGGGAGCAAGGCCCATTCCATCAAGCTTCGCGCCCTGGCCCAGGATATGGGCCTAAAGCTTTCCGAGTACGGGGTCTTCCGGGGGGAGGAGCGCCTGGCGGGGGAGACGGAGGAAGGGGTGTACGCCGCCTTGGGCCTGCCCTTCATCCCCCCGCCCCTCCGGGAGGACCACGGGGAGATTGAGGCGGCGCAAAGGGGAAAGCTTCCCAAGCTCCTAGAGCTTTCCCACGTCAAGGGGGACCTCCAGGTCCACTCCACCTACTCCGACGGCAAAAACTCCCTGGAAGAGCTTTGGGAGGCGGCCAAGGCCCTGGGGTACCAGTACCTGGGGGTCACGGACCACTCCCCGGCGGTGCGGGTGGCGGGGGGGCCGTCCCCGGAGGAGGCCCTAAGGCGCATTGAGGCCATCCGCCGCTTCAACGAAACCCACGGCCCCCCTTACCTCCTGGCGGGGGCCGAGGTGGACATTCGGCCCGATGGCAGCCTGGACTACCCGGACTGGGTCCTGCGCGAGTTGGACCTGGTCCTGATCTCCATCCACTCCCAGTTCAAGCTCTCCAAAGCGGAGCAGACGAGGCGCATCCTGAGGGCCCTGGAGAACCCTTTCGTCCACGTCCTGGCCCACCCCACGGCCCGCCTCCTCGGCCGCCGCCCCCCTATTGAGGCCGACTGGGAGGCCATTTTCCAAAAGGCCAAGGAGCGGGGCGTGGCCGTGGAGATAGACGGCTACTACGACCGCATGGACCTGCCCGATGACCTCGCCCGCCTGGCCTACGGGATGGGGCTTTGGATAAGCCTTTCCACGGACGCCCACCAGACCGAGCACCTCCGCTTCATGGAGCTCGCCGTGGGCACCGCCCAGAGGGCCTGGATTGGCCCGGAAAGGGTGCTCAACGCCCTTTCCTACGAGGAGCTAACCCGGTGGCTCAAAGCCCGGCGAGGGCTTTAG
- a CDS encoding winged helix-turn-helix domain-containing protein, which translates to MPRPDRFRKRVVALLREAGRPLHYTEVGRLLKEEGFWARVKEPEKIAKVRLSALARWERSPVVALGNGLYALREEAGTSPEP; encoded by the coding sequence ATGCCCAGGCCGGACCGGTTCCGTAAAAGGGTGGTGGCCCTACTAAGGGAGGCGGGGCGCCCCCTCCACTACACCGAGGTGGGCCGCCTCCTCAAGGAGGAGGGGTTTTGGGCCAGGGTAAAGGAGCCCGAAAAGATCGCCAAGGTGCGGCTTTCCGCCCTCGCCAGGTGGGAGCGAAGCCCCGTGGTGGCCTTAGGGAACGGGCTTTACGCCCTTAGGGAAGAAGCCGGTACGAGCCCAGAACCTTGA
- a CDS encoding dihydroorotate dehydrogenase-like protein produces the protein MDLRTTYLGLELDHPLVASASPLTEKLDGFLRLEDGGAAAIVMHSLFEEQVTLEEEMLDHYLHYGHESYAEALSYFPRAHEYRLTPERHLDLLSRAKERVSVPIIASLNGISPGGWVEYARLLEEAGADAIELNLYYIPTDPALSGEEVEAMYLSTIRAVVEAVRVPVAVKVGHAFTAFAHFAKRVEGTGAKALVLFNRFYQPDFDLETLSVVPTLSLSRPYEALLRLHWIALLHGRVDLELALTGGVHTGKEAAKGLLAGAQVVMMTSAILERGPGHFRTVLAELKAFMEEKEYASVAEMRGVMSYQKVAEPAALERANYLKVLGSYRLLP, from the coding sequence ATGGACCTAAGGACCACCTATTTAGGCTTGGAGCTGGACCACCCTTTGGTGGCCTCCGCTTCTCCCCTCACGGAGAAGCTGGATGGGTTTTTGCGGTTGGAGGACGGCGGGGCGGCGGCCATCGTCATGCACTCCCTCTTTGAGGAGCAGGTGACCCTCGAGGAGGAGATGCTGGACCACTACCTCCACTATGGCCACGAAAGCTACGCCGAGGCCCTGAGCTACTTTCCCCGCGCCCACGAGTACCGCCTCACCCCGGAACGCCACCTGGACCTCCTTTCCCGGGCCAAGGAGCGGGTTTCCGTGCCCATCATCGCAAGCCTCAACGGGATTAGCCCCGGGGGTTGGGTGGAGTACGCCCGGCTTTTGGAGGAAGCGGGGGCGGACGCCATTGAGCTCAACCTCTACTACATCCCCACGGACCCCGCCCTCTCCGGGGAGGAGGTGGAGGCGATGTACCTTTCCACCATCCGGGCCGTGGTGGAGGCGGTGCGGGTGCCCGTGGCGGTGAAGGTGGGGCACGCCTTTACCGCCTTCGCCCACTTTGCCAAGCGGGTGGAGGGTACGGGGGCCAAGGCCCTGGTGCTTTTCAACCGTTTCTACCAGCCGGACTTTGACCTGGAAACCCTTTCCGTGGTGCCCACCCTCTCCCTTTCCCGCCCCTACGAGGCCCTTTTGCGCCTGCACTGGATCGCCCTCCTCCACGGGCGGGTGGACCTGGAGCTGGCCCTCACCGGGGGGGTGCACACGGGCAAGGAGGCGGCCAAGGGCCTCTTGGCCGGGGCCCAGGTGGTGATGATGACCTCGGCCATCCTGGAGAGGGGGCCAGGCCACTTCCGCACGGTATTGGCCGAGCTAAAGGCCTTCATGGAGGAAAAGGAATACGCCAGCGTGGCGGAGATGCGGGGGGTCATGAGCTACCAGAAGGTGGCGGAGCCCGCCGCTTTGGAAAGGGCCAACTACCTCAAGGTTCTGGGCTCGTACCGGCTTCTTCCCTAA
- the nifJ gene encoding pyruvate:ferredoxin (flavodoxin) oxidoreductase — MRPITVDGNEAVARVAYRLSEVIAIYPITPSSPMAELADEWAAKGEPNLFGLVPRVVEMQSEGGAAGALHGALQEGTLATTFTASQGLLLMIPDMYKIAGQALPGVIHVAARALATHALSIFGDHQDLYAVRPTGWGILVSESVQAAQDLAAMAHAVALQASLPVLHAMDGFRTSHEVQKILPLSDKELKALFPFSALEAFRKRALTPEAPVIRGTAQNPDHYFQNREAINPLYLRFPEVVESTMARFAEITGRRYAPYEYFGHPEAERVVVVMGSASLAVEEAVAYLLKRGERVGMVRVRLYRPFHAQGFLAAIPPSAKRVAVLDRGKEPGAVGEPLFQEVAAAFALKGGEVPLLVGGRYGLSSKEFTPAMALGLYEALKEERPRHGFTLGIQDDVSHTSLPYPEVDFEDPASVRAVFFALGADGTVSANKNTIKIIGEETPLYAQGYFVYDSKKSGSRTISHLRFGPNPLNKPYLIQRANFVGIHQWGFLERFPMLGIAEEGATVLLNSPYPKEEVWDRLPKPVQEEILRKNLKVYVVNAYELARKVGLPGRINVLMQAAFFKLSGVLPEEEAKARIKKAIEKSYGKRGRSVLEKNFQAVELGFQAVEPLPIPGRITSEKGLVPPMVGDPPPFVKEVLGPIALGLGDALPVSAFPLDGTYPTGTARYEKRGIAEFVPTWDPEVCVQCGKCVLVCPHAVVRAKVVPEEALAGAPQGFPHRKAMWKELSGEFVLAISADDCTGCSLCVEVCPAKDKRNPSRKALNMAPRLQVREAMNEHWDFFLSLPEPPRQGLKLHTVKDVQLLTPLFEFPGACAGCGETPYLRLLSQLFGDRLIVANATGCSSIYGGNLPTTPWSKNREGRGPAWANSLFEDNAEFGLGMRLALDKKAEHARRLLPEFRHVLGEELVARLLAEVGPEGVEERRKDVALLRERLEGLEDPKARDLLAVADALIPHTVWIVGGDGWAYDIGYGGLDHVLASGANVKVLVLDTEVYSNTGGQASKATGLGAVAKFAMAGKPTPKKDLAFMAMSYGHVYVAQIAMGANDAHTVRAFLEAEAHKGPALLIAYSHCIAHGIDMAKGMDHQKLAERSGYWPLFRYVPGEGLILDSKPPTLPLREYLYAENRYRLLLQTHPEEAEAFLKAAEEAVRARWERLKRLAGEKAIPAS; from the coding sequence ATGCGTCCCATCACCGTGGACGGGAACGAGGCGGTGGCCCGGGTAGCCTACCGCCTTTCCGAGGTCATCGCCATCTACCCCATCACCCCCTCAAGCCCCATGGCCGAGCTCGCGGACGAGTGGGCGGCCAAGGGGGAGCCCAACCTCTTCGGCCTGGTGCCGAGGGTGGTGGAGATGCAGTCCGAAGGGGGTGCGGCGGGGGCCTTGCACGGGGCCTTGCAGGAGGGCACTCTGGCCACCACCTTCACCGCAAGCCAGGGCCTTCTCCTCATGATCCCCGACATGTACAAGATCGCCGGGCAGGCCTTGCCTGGGGTCATCCACGTGGCCGCTCGGGCCCTCGCCACCCACGCCCTTTCCATCTTCGGGGACCACCAGGACCTTTACGCCGTGCGCCCCACGGGATGGGGGATTTTGGTGTCCGAGTCGGTCCAGGCGGCCCAGGACCTGGCGGCCATGGCCCATGCCGTGGCCCTTCAGGCCAGCCTCCCCGTCCTGCACGCCATGGACGGCTTCCGCACCTCCCACGAGGTGCAGAAGATCCTGCCCCTCTCCGACAAAGAACTCAAGGCGCTCTTTCCCTTCTCCGCCCTCGAGGCCTTCCGCAAACGGGCCCTGACCCCGGAGGCCCCGGTCATAAGGGGCACGGCGCAAAACCCGGACCACTACTTCCAAAACCGCGAGGCCATCAACCCCCTCTACCTCCGCTTCCCGGAGGTGGTGGAGAGCACCATGGCCCGGTTCGCCGAGATTACGGGGCGGCGCTATGCGCCCTACGAGTACTTCGGCCACCCCGAGGCGGAGCGGGTGGTGGTGGTCATGGGCTCCGCTTCCTTGGCGGTGGAGGAGGCGGTGGCGTACCTCCTCAAGCGGGGGGAAAGGGTGGGGATGGTGCGGGTCCGCCTCTACCGCCCCTTCCACGCCCAGGGCTTCTTGGCGGCTATTCCCCCAAGCGCCAAGCGGGTGGCCGTCTTGGACCGGGGCAAGGAGCCAGGGGCGGTGGGGGAGCCCCTCTTTCAGGAGGTGGCGGCAGCCTTCGCCCTCAAGGGGGGAGAGGTACCCCTCCTGGTGGGCGGGCGCTACGGCCTCTCCTCCAAGGAGTTCACCCCGGCCATGGCCCTGGGCCTCTACGAGGCGCTAAAGGAGGAAAGGCCCCGCCACGGCTTTACTCTGGGCATCCAGGACGACGTGTCCCACACGAGCCTCCCGTACCCGGAGGTGGATTTTGAGGACCCCGCTTCCGTACGGGCCGTGTTCTTCGCCCTGGGAGCGGACGGCACCGTTTCCGCCAACAAGAACACCATCAAGATCATCGGGGAGGAAACCCCGCTTTACGCCCAAGGGTATTTTGTTTACGATTCCAAGAAGTCCGGCTCTCGCACCATCAGCCACCTGCGCTTCGGCCCCAACCCCTTGAACAAGCCCTACCTCATCCAGAGGGCCAACTTCGTGGGCATCCACCAGTGGGGCTTTTTGGAACGCTTCCCCATGCTCGGGATAGCGGAGGAAGGCGCCACCGTGCTCCTCAACAGCCCCTACCCCAAGGAGGAGGTTTGGGACCGCCTGCCCAAGCCGGTGCAGGAGGAGATCCTTCGCAAAAACCTCAAGGTCTACGTGGTGAACGCCTACGAGCTCGCCCGCAAGGTGGGGCTTCCGGGCCGCATCAACGTCCTCATGCAGGCGGCCTTCTTCAAGCTCTCGGGGGTCCTGCCCGAGGAGGAGGCCAAGGCCCGCATCAAGAAGGCCATAGAGAAGAGCTACGGGAAGCGGGGAAGGAGCGTTTTGGAGAAGAACTTCCAGGCGGTGGAGCTGGGCTTCCAGGCGGTGGAACCCCTCCCCATCCCCGGGCGCATCACCTCGGAAAAGGGCCTGGTGCCGCCCATGGTGGGGGACCCGCCTCCCTTTGTGAAGGAGGTCCTGGGCCCCATCGCCTTGGGCTTGGGAGATGCCTTGCCCGTGTCCGCCTTCCCCTTGGACGGCACCTACCCCACGGGCACCGCCCGCTACGAGAAGAGGGGGATCGCCGAGTTCGTCCCCACCTGGGACCCAGAGGTCTGCGTCCAGTGCGGCAAGTGCGTCCTGGTCTGCCCCCACGCCGTGGTTCGGGCCAAGGTGGTGCCGGAGGAGGCCTTGGCGGGGGCCCCTCAGGGCTTTCCCCACCGCAAGGCCATGTGGAAGGAGCTTTCCGGGGAGTTCGTCCTCGCCATTAGCGCGGACGACTGCACCGGGTGCTCCTTGTGCGTGGAGGTCTGCCCGGCCAAGGACAAGCGAAACCCGAGCCGCAAGGCCTTGAACATGGCTCCCCGCCTCCAGGTGCGGGAGGCCATGAACGAGCACTGGGACTTCTTCCTCTCCCTCCCCGAACCCCCCCGCCAGGGCCTCAAGCTCCACACGGTCAAGGACGTGCAGCTCCTCACGCCCCTTTTTGAGTTTCCCGGTGCCTGCGCCGGGTGCGGGGAAACCCCTTACCTGAGGCTTCTTTCCCAGCTCTTCGGTGACCGGCTCATCGTGGCCAACGCCACGGGGTGTAGCTCCATCTACGGCGGCAACCTCCCCACCACGCCCTGGAGCAAGAACCGGGAGGGCCGGGGCCCCGCCTGGGCCAACTCCCTCTTTGAGGACAACGCCGAGTTCGGCCTGGGCATGCGTTTGGCTCTGGACAAGAAGGCGGAGCACGCCAGGAGGCTTTTGCCCGAGTTCCGCCACGTGCTTGGGGAGGAGCTTGTGGCGCGGCTTCTCGCCGAGGTGGGGCCGGAAGGGGTGGAGGAGAGGCGAAAGGACGTGGCCCTCCTCAGGGAGCGGCTTGAAGGGCTAGAAGACCCCAAGGCCAGGGACCTCCTGGCGGTGGCGGATGCCCTCATCCCTCACACCGTCTGGATCGTGGGCGGGGATGGCTGGGCCTACGACATCGGCTACGGGGGGCTGGACCACGTGCTGGCCTCGGGGGCCAACGTGAAGGTTCTGGTCCTGGACACGGAGGTCTACTCCAACACCGGAGGGCAGGCCTCCAAGGCCACGGGGCTTGGAGCGGTGGCCAAGTTCGCCATGGCGGGCAAGCCCACCCCCAAGAAGGACCTGGCCTTCATGGCCATGAGCTACGGCCACGTGTACGTGGCCCAGATCGCCATGGGGGCGAACGATGCCCATACGGTGCGGGCCTTCCTCGAGGCCGAGGCCCACAAGGGCCCCGCCCTTCTCATCGCCTACAGCCACTGCATCGCCCACGGGATTGACATGGCCAAGGGCATGGACCACCAGAAGCTGGCGGAGCGCTCGGGGTACTGGCCCCTTTTCCGCTATGTGCCTGGGGAGGGGCTTATCCTGGACTCCAAGCCCCCTACCCTCCCCCTCCGGGAGTACCTCTATGCGGAGAACCGCTACCGCCTTCTCCTGCAGACCCACCCCGAGGAGGCCGAGGCCTTCTTGAAGGCGGCGGAGGAGGCGGTGCGGGCCAGGTGGGAAAGGCTAAAGCGGCTTGCGGGCGAGAAGGCCATCCCGGCGAGCTAG
- a CDS encoding aminopeptidase, whose protein sequence is MDAFQKNLEKLAELAIRVGLNLERGQEIIATAPIEALDFVRLLAEKAYREGASLFTVIYGDNALSRKRLSLAPEEGLEKAPAWLYEGMAKAFREGAARLAVSGNDPKALEGLPPERIGKAQQANARAYKPALEAITEFVTNWTIVPYAHPGWAKAVFPHLPEEEAVGKLWEAIFQATRVDREDPVAAWEAHNRFLHEKVAYLNAKRFHALHFRGPGTDLVVGLAEGHLWQGGATPTKKGRLCNPNLPTEEVFTAPHRERVEGVVRASRPLALGGTLVEGIWARFERGVAVEVGAAKGEEVLKRVLDTDEGARRLGEVALVAADNPIAKTGLVFFDTLFDENAASHIAFGQAYAENLEGRPSGEEFRKRGGNESLVHIDWMIGSEEVDVDGLLEDGTRIPLMRRGVWVV, encoded by the coding sequence GTGGACGCCTTTCAGAAGAACCTAGAAAAGCTCGCCGAACTGGCCATCCGGGTGGGGCTAAACCTGGAAAGGGGGCAGGAAATCATCGCCACGGCCCCCATTGAGGCCCTGGACTTCGTGCGCCTCCTAGCGGAAAAGGCCTACCGGGAGGGGGCGAGCCTCTTCACCGTGATCTATGGGGACAACGCCCTCTCCCGCAAGCGCCTCTCCCTCGCCCCCGAGGAGGGCTTAGAGAAGGCCCCCGCCTGGCTCTACGAGGGCATGGCCAAGGCCTTCCGGGAAGGGGCGGCGCGGCTTGCCGTTTCCGGCAACGACCCCAAGGCCCTGGAAGGCCTTCCCCCCGAGCGCATCGGGAAGGCGCAACAGGCCAACGCCCGGGCCTACAAGCCGGCCCTGGAGGCCATCACGGAGTTCGTCACCAACTGGACCATCGTGCCCTACGCCCACCCGGGCTGGGCCAAGGCGGTCTTCCCCCACCTTCCCGAGGAGGAGGCGGTGGGAAAGCTCTGGGAGGCCATCTTCCAGGCCACCCGGGTGGACCGGGAAGACCCCGTGGCCGCCTGGGAGGCCCACAACCGCTTCCTGCACGAGAAGGTGGCCTACCTAAACGCAAAGCGCTTCCACGCCCTCCACTTCCGGGGACCGGGCACGGACCTGGTGGTGGGCCTGGCCGAGGGGCACCTTTGGCAAGGAGGCGCCACGCCCACGAAGAAAGGGCGGCTTTGCAACCCCAACCTGCCCACGGAGGAGGTCTTCACCGCCCCCCACCGGGAGCGGGTGGAAGGGGTGGTGCGGGCCTCGAGGCCCCTCGCCCTGGGGGGCACCCTGGTGGAGGGCATCTGGGCCCGGTTTGAAAGGGGCGTGGCCGTGGAGGTGGGGGCGGCGAAGGGGGAGGAGGTGTTGAAAAGGGTCCTGGACACGGACGAGGGGGCAAGGCGCCTCGGGGAGGTGGCCCTGGTGGCGGCCGACAACCCCATCGCCAAGACGGGCCTGGTCTTCTTTGACACCCTCTTTGACGAGAACGCCGCAAGCCACATCGCCTTCGGCCAAGCCTATGCGGAGAACCTCGAGGGCCGTCCCTCCGGGGAGGAATTCCGGAAACGGGGCGGCAACGAGAGCCTGGTGCACATTGACTGGATGATCGGCTCGGAGGAGGTGGACGTGGACGGCCTCCTGGAGGACGGCACCCGCATACCCCTCATGCGGCGGGGGGTCTGGGTGGTTTAG